One stretch of Bombus terrestris chromosome 5, iyBomTerr1.2, whole genome shotgun sequence DNA includes these proteins:
- the LOC125385182 gene encoding ribonuclease P/MRP protein subunit POP5-like yields the protein MVRFKNRYIIFEITVGDKSNKPLQLKTMILHNAIQQKVQQLYGDFGVAAIKAGFSAKYCNIHTKIALVKTGHGPHKFLLKAIPIINDIAGRLVSVKILYVGATLKHCFLFIKRYQQQKLEKVWGTLKTETERKNMENALMTLTPAMKDCT from the exons atggtTCGCTTTAAAAacag atacataatatttgaaataactgtTGGTGATAAATCTAACAAGCctttacaattaaaaactaTGATTTTGCATAATGCTATTCAACAAAAAGTACAACAGTTGTATGGTGATTTTGGAGTTGCAGCGATAAAAGCTGGTTTTAGCG caaagtattgcaatatacatacaaaaattgCATTAGTGAAAACCGGACATGGCCCCCACAAATTTTTACTAAAGGCTATCCCAATCATAAATGACATAGCAGGACGTTTAGTATCAGTAAAAATACTTTACGTGGGTGcaacattgaaacattgtttcctctttatcaaa AGATATCAACAACAAAAGCTGGAAAAAGTATGGGGTACTCTTAAAACcgaaacagaaaggaaaaatatggaGAACGCTTTAATGACGCTAACTCCAGCCATGAAAGACTGTACATGA
- the LOC125385159 gene encoding regulator of microtubule dynamics protein 1-like — MGIWGLTKKKGDNETIITTKEVLIAKADALYEQEQYQEIHDLLINYKDSGDIEIIWRLCRAMYKLSKIVSEVDGKKLIFEAYDLILKALEIKEDNWAAHKWASILLNSKTLYEGVKAQIKESYNIKKHMLRAMELNPKEPTLMYMLGTWCYQVADLTWYQRKIASVIFGEPPSSSFEEALKYFETAEEIDPNFYSQNLLMLGKTYLKLNQKELAMKYLKMALEYPAKNEDDRDAKQEAQKLLKKF; from the exons ATGGGTATTTGGGGTCTTACAAAAAAGAAGGGTGATAATGAAACAATCATAACTACAAAAGAAGTTCTAATAGCAAAAGCCGATGCATTATACGAGCAAGAACAATACCAGGAAATACATGaccttctaataaattataaa GATAGCggtgatattgaaattatatggcGTTTGTGTAGAGCAATGTATAAATTGTCTAAAATTGTGAGCGAAGTAgatggaaagaaattaattttcgaagcttatgatttaatactcaaggcacttgaaataaaagaggaTAATTGGGCTGCACACAAATGGGCATCGATTCTTCTTAATTCTAAGACTCTTTATGAAGGAGTAAAAGCACAAATAAAAgagtcatataatattaagaaacatatgctg AGAGCAATGGAACTAAATCCAAAAGAACCGACACTTATGTACATGCTTGGTACTTGGTGCTATCAAGTTGCCGATTTAACATGGtatcaaagaaaaattgcatctgTAATATTCGGAGAACCACCATCTTCATCATTCGAGGAAGCTCTAAAATACTTTGAAACCGCAGAGGAAATTGATCCCAATTTCTACagtcaaaatttattaatgttggGCAAAACCtacttaaaattaaatcaaaaagagctagctatgaaatatttaaaaatggccCTTGAATATCCTGCAAAGAACGAAGATGATCGAGATGCTAAACAGGAAGCACAAAAgttgttaaagaaattttaa